A window from Myxocyprinus asiaticus isolate MX2 ecotype Aquarium Trade chromosome 37, UBuf_Myxa_2, whole genome shotgun sequence encodes these proteins:
- the tmem44 gene encoding transmembrane protein 44, with translation MTVLDTVHRWSPEFVKVCLSTYEDNICISAALIISSALILLVSCSLCSTRGGHQGEEAAGTVYCFVGNLCSAVGAFLSNQFNFQIFMASYVAILDVVQFLTITFSMYLWSQSKTGKRMRMITRRRRQNFLAVSLLFVMGGSFYLRSAVPLSPTGISPTRRRLLGVFLNDHIENLGYVLGLLSFTINWTAKFPFFLKANRGEHSSVAQVSSRVLCCLAGTLYGSAILLYDVQPRAIIKAMPWILSAICCAVLDLAIVVLVCYRSSHKRPSVRSLDSDTESLLGNSSAAGQMCDNTVNRCIKEHRLPSTKCISPRGTDMGLYMDVNIQPMRKVCLKEVTISRDGPSETLPMKRTVRVVRVDEQCSSGSLTDSSSIGSELEWDFEATKAQWIPAAEDLQTVQSVPLQDWRVSSGSKSTSSPGSLICLCNRAQLAEKLPLK, from the exons ATGACAGTCCTCGACACTGTCCACCGCTGGAGTCCAGAATTTGTCAAAGTTTGCCTTTCAACATATGAAGACAATATTTGCATATCGGCTGCCCTGATCATCTCGTCTGCTCTGATATTACTGGTGTCGTGTTCACT CTGCAGCACGAGAGGTGGGCATCAGGGCGAAGAGGCGGCGGGCACGGTGTATTGTTTCGTGGGTAACTTGTGCAGCGCAGTTGGCGCTTTCCTTTCCAACCAGTTTAATTTTCAG ATTTTTATGGCCTCATATGTGGCAATTTTGGATGTCGTCCAGTTCCTGACAATTACTTTCTCCATGTATTTATGGTCTCAGTCAAAAACGG GAAAGAGAATGAGAATGATTACCAGGAGGAGGAGACAGAACTTTCTTGCGGTGTCTCTCTTGTTTGTAATGGGGGGCAGTTTTTACCTGCGTTCAGCTGTCCCCTTGAGTCCCACAGGAATATCTCCAACCAGGAGACGACTACTCGGTGTCTTCCTTAAT GACCATATAGAGAACCTCGGTTATGTGCTGGGTCTGCTGTCTTTCACGATCAACTGGACGGCTAAGTTTCCATTCTTTCTGAAAGCA AACAGAGGAGAGCATAGTTCAGTTGCACAGGTGTCTTCTCGAGTTCTGTGTTGTCTTGCTGGAACACTTTATGGATCTGCAATACTTCTCTATGACGTGCAGCCGAGAGCGATCATCAAAGCAATGCCCTGGATACTCTCGGCAATCTGCTGTGCTGTCCTTGATTTAGCT ATTGTAGTTCTGGTCTGTTACAGATCCAGCCATAAGCGTCCCTCTGTACGGTCTTTAGACTCGGATACGGAGTCTTTACTCGGAAACTCTTCAGCCGCGGGTCAGATGTGTGACAATACTGTTAATCGCTGCATAAAGGAGCACCGTCTTCCCTCGACGAAATGCATCTCTCCCAGGGGCACTGACATGGGACTCTACATGGATGTCAACATACAGCCAATGAGGAAG GTGTGTTTGAAGGAAGTGACGATCTCACGGGACGGCCCATCAGAGACTCTTCCTATGAAGAGGACAGTCAGGGTGGTGCGTGTGGATGAGCAGTGCTCCTCTGGCAGTTTAACGGATTCTTCTTCAATTGGCTCTGAACTAGAG TGGGACTTTGAAGCAACGAAAGCGCAGTGGATTCCAGCCGCTGAAGATCTGCAGACAGTGCAGTCGGTTCCTCTCCAGGATTGGCGAGTGAGTTCGGGTTCAAAGTCAACCAGCAGCCCCGGCTCTCTCATCTGCCTCTGCAACCGCGCACAGCTAGCTGAGAAGTTGCCGTTGAAATAA